The window GCCCCGTGCGAAGATGGCACGGTTTTCCGCGCTGTGCGAGAGAGTCAGCCGCTCTTCTTCGCCGGCGAGGATGACGCTGTGTTCGCCGGCCACCGTCCCGCCGCGCAGGGCAGCGAAGCCGATCACTCCGCGAGCCCTTGCGCCGGTATGCCCGTCGCGCCCGCTTTCGCGGTTGGCGGCAAGGTCGATCCCGCGGCCCTGCGCAGCCGCCTGGCCGAGCAGCAGGGCGGTGCCCGAAGGGGCATCGACCTTGCGGCGGTGATGCATCTCGACGATTTCGATGTCCCAGTCGTCCCCCAGCCTTTGCGCCGCTTCGCGTACGAGGTGGGCGAGCAGGGTCACGCCGAGCGAGGTGTTCCCGGTCTGCAGCACGGGCACCGCGCGGGCTGCGCTGTCGATGGCGGCGTGGTGCTGGTCTTCGAGGCCGGTGGTGCCGATAACGATGGGGATGCCCGCACCGACGGCCGCGTGCAGGTTCGTCTGCAGCGCGCCAGGGGCAGAG of the Qipengyuania gaetbuli genome contains:
- the dapB gene encoding 4-hydroxy-tetrahydrodipicolinate reductase; the encoded protein is MPSFGIIGSKGAMGEALHRVVDASGHEWAGGVDKGGDVAGLADASDALIDFSAPGALQTNLHAAVGAGIPIVIGTTGLEDQHHAAIDSAARAVPVLQTGNTSLGVTLLAHLVREAAQRLGDDWDIEIVEMHHRRKVDAPSGTALLLGQAAAQGRGIDLAANRESGRDGHTGARARGVIGFAALRGGTVAGEHSVILAGEEERLTLSHSAENRAIFARGALKAAEWLLGRDPGRYTMEDVLEL